One stretch of Chitinophagales bacterium DNA includes these proteins:
- a CDS encoding 3'-5' exonuclease, with translation MDLNLKRPLAFVDLETTGINFVKDRIIEIAVLKIMPDGNIHEKQTRINPKIPIPKHVTAIHGIGDEHVKDAPFFEHIAKTYFLFLDECDLAGFNSTRFDFPILLEEFHRCGVIFDVSMRKFIDVQRIYHNLEKRTLGAAYKFYCSKDLTDAHGAMADVKATFEVLKAQLDHYMEDLKNDIDFLHEFSKDGDFVDLGKRMYFEDGMEMFNFGKHKGKKVEEVFRVEPSYFDWLMKGEFPLDFKNKISAIRERMRNNK, from the coding sequence ATGGATCTTAATTTAAAGCGTCCCCTTGCATTTGTTGACCTTGAAACTACCGGAATTAACTTCGTCAAGGACCGGATTATCGAAATAGCGGTTTTAAAAATTATGCCCGATGGAAACATTCATGAAAAGCAAACCCGGATCAATCCAAAAATACCCATACCAAAGCATGTGACAGCTATCCACGGCATAGGCGACGAACACGTTAAAGACGCCCCATTTTTTGAGCACATAGCAAAAACATATTTTTTATTTCTGGATGAATGTGATTTAGCTGGCTTTAATTCCACGCGTTTTGATTTTCCAATTCTGCTGGAAGAATTTCACCGGTGCGGGGTAATTTTTGATGTCTCAATGCGTAAGTTTATCGACGTGCAGCGTATCTACCATAACCTTGAAAAAAGGACCCTGGGAGCAGCTTACAAATTTTATTGCAGTAAAGACCTCACGGATGCCCACGGCGCGATGGCAGATGTGAAAGCAACCTTTGAGGTATTAAAAGCTCAATTGGACCACTACATGGAAGATTTAAAAAACGATATTGATTTTCTTCATGAGTTTTCAAAAGACGGCGACTTTGTAGATCTGGGGAAGAGGATGTATTTCGAAGACGGCATGGAGATGTTCAATTTTGGAAAGCATAAAGGAAAAAAAGTTGAAGAGGTTTTCAGGGTGGAACCCAGCTATTTTGACTGGCTTATGAAGGGAGAATTCCCGCTTGACTTCAAAAATAAAATTTCAGCGATTCGGGAACGTATGCGAAATAATAAATAA
- a CDS encoding peptidoglycan synthetase — MKIYFIAIGGSVMHNLAIALKMKGYEVQGSDDEIIEPARSNLSKYNLLPETEGWNENRITENIDAVILGMHAKPENPELLKAVDLGLKIYSYPEFLYEQAKNKTRIVIAGSHGKTSITAMILHILKKNNIDADYMIGAALPGYELTVRLTEKAPIIILEGDEYPDSTLNQQPKFLVYRPHLALISGISWDHINVFPTFENYVEQFEKFASLIPVNGTIIYNNEDSQVADIVSNLKSNIHKIPYYTPSFKIDKHQTFFIDRNQEIPLQIFGKHNLQNLAGAIEVCKALGISEDKCLASIGDFRGAAKRLELLDQNNEAAVFKDFAHSPSKLKATIAAVKEQFPDRRLIACFELHTYSSLNSIFIKEYEGTMKEADIKIIFFNEHTFNLKQLVPYDPDFVRESFGDSSIQVITDTNVLDEYLRSVKWKKSNLLMMSSGNFGGLDFKELSTFVMKNV; from the coding sequence ATGAAAATATATTTTATCGCCATTGGCGGAAGTGTAATGCATAATCTTGCAATCGCTTTAAAAATGAAAGGATATGAAGTCCAGGGTTCCGATGATGAAATAATTGAGCCTGCCAGAAGTAACCTTTCAAAGTATAATTTATTACCCGAAACTGAGGGTTGGAACGAAAACAGGATAACGGAAAACATTGATGCGGTAATATTAGGAATGCATGCAAAACCTGAGAATCCTGAATTACTTAAAGCAGTGGATTTAGGTTTGAAAATTTATTCGTATCCGGAATTCTTATATGAACAGGCAAAAAATAAGACCAGGATAGTAATAGCTGGAAGTCATGGAAAAACTTCCATTACCGCTATGATCCTTCATATTCTTAAGAAAAATAATATTGATGCAGACTATATGATAGGTGCGGCTTTGCCTGGTTACGAACTCACAGTGCGACTTACAGAAAAGGCACCAATTATTATTCTGGAAGGTGATGAATATCCTGATTCTACTCTTAATCAGCAACCAAAGTTTCTCGTTTACAGACCACACCTTGCATTGATCAGCGGTATATCCTGGGACCATATTAACGTATTTCCCACGTTTGAAAATTACGTGGAGCAATTTGAAAAATTTGCTTCGCTAATACCTGTAAACGGAACAATCATTTATAACAATGAAGATTCTCAGGTTGCAGATATTGTAAGCAACCTTAAAAGCAACATTCATAAAATTCCTTACTATACTCCTTCTTTCAAAATTGACAAACATCAGACTTTCTTTATAGACAGGAACCAGGAAATACCACTTCAGATTTTTGGAAAGCATAATCTTCAGAACCTGGCCGGGGCAATAGAAGTTTGTAAAGCGTTGGGAATTAGCGAAGATAAATGCCTGGCATCTATCGGTGATTTTAGAGGTGCTGCAAAACGGCTTGAATTGTTAGATCAAAATAATGAAGCTGCAGTATTTAAGGATTTTGCACATTCTCCTTCCAAGCTAAAAGCAACTATAGCAGCCGTAAAAGAACAATTTCCGGATCGCAGGCTTATCGCCTGTTTCGAGTTACATACTTACAGCAGCCTGAACAGCATTTTCATTAAAGAATATGAGGGAACCATGAAAGAGGCAGATATTAAAATAATTTTTTTTAACGAGCATACTTTTAATCTAAAACAGCTGGTTCCGTATGATCCGGATTTTGTAAGAGAATCATTCGGCGATTCGTCCATTCAGGTTATCACCGATACAAATGTTTTGGACGAATATCTTCGTTCTGTTAAATGGAAAAAAAGCAATTTACTGATGATGAGCTCAGGGAATTTTGGGGGGTTAGATTTCAAAGAGTTAAGTACATTTGTCATGAAGAATGTGTAA